Part of the Methanomassiliicoccus sp. genome is shown below.
TTGTGTCTCCTCCAAAGATTGTTGCTGCTCTGATGATTAGCTTAATTTTATAGAAATGAAAAAATTGATGAGTATTTATGCGTTAAGAGCTTGCTATCGGATATGATTACGGGAAAAAAAACAAGGAAAACGATACTGGCCTCTAGGTTTTTATCATCCTTGATTATTAAGAAGCTAATATATTTATTAAATCTATACTAATAATTACTATTGATGTCAGTGGAGAAGTTTTGCACCGATAAGGATTTCATCGCCTTGAAGAACACCATATTCCAGAAGACCTCCTTGGACTGTAACCAATACAAGGACCCATACCTCCAGCGCCGCTTCGGAGTAAGGATGAGAGTTCACGGCCTGCAGAAGTACTCTGATTATTCCTCCCTGATATGCTCGAACAAGGATGAGTGCGAGGAGCTCATGAAGGACCTGACCATCAATGTCACCCAGTTCTTCAGGGACACCTCTGTGTTCAAAGCGATAGAAGATGAGCTTTTCCCTCTCATGATCTACCGGAAGGTGATCAAGAACACTCCTCGGATAAGGATGTGGAGCGCAGGCTGCTCCAGCGGCGAGGAGCCATACTCCATCGCCATCATACTGAGGGAACTGCTGGGAGAGGAGTATGATTCCTTCACTATCTCCATCGTAGGCAGCGACATCGATGAGGAGTGCCTCATGGCCGCGCGTGAGGGTAGGTATATGCCACGCCAGGTTGTCAACGTCCCCAAACCCTACCTCGAAAAATACTTCAGCTTCGATGGCCAGATGTACCAGGTCTGCCCCGAGATATTGGACATGGTGGACTTCAAGAACGTGGACCTGTTCTCCTCCACCGCGGGTACTGGTTACGATGTGATCCTTTGTCGCAACGTGGTCATATACTTCACCAAGGACATGCAGGAACGCCTCTACATGAAGTTCTACAAGGCCCTAAACCCGGATGGATATTTCATTATGGGCAACACCGAGACCCTGGTCGGCGAGGCCACGAGGCACCTGACCTCCATAAAGAGCCGGGAGAGGGTTTACCAGAAGATCGTGACCTAAAACCTGAACCAACACGCATGATGGCCATTTCCTGATATCATATTTTTCCT
Proteins encoded:
- a CDS encoding protein-glutamate O-methyltransferase CheR, which encodes MSVEKFCTDKDFIALKNTIFQKTSLDCNQYKDPYLQRRFGVRMRVHGLQKYSDYSSLICSNKDECEELMKDLTINVTQFFRDTSVFKAIEDELFPLMIYRKVIKNTPRIRMWSAGCSSGEEPYSIAIILRELLGEEYDSFTISIVGSDIDEECLMAAREGRYMPRQVVNVPKPYLEKYFSFDGQMYQVCPEILDMVDFKNVDLFSSTAGTGYDVILCRNVVIYFTKDMQERLYMKFYKALNPDGYFIMGNTETLVGEATRHLTSIKSRERVYQKIVT